From a single Methylosinus sp. H3A genomic region:
- a CDS encoding transketolase, translating into MARAGSADGPKGSLQSRDIEAAARCAAARRRVISMSYKANSAHLGSSLGVVEILDAVLAVSDLRPATARAAERDRVILSKGHAAMAYYAALEQFALVDPALLDAYLQNGTPLWGHVGLTDAAPAIDATSGSLGHGLSLASGFALGQRLRGRDHRVFCILSDGECDEGSTWEAALFAGARKLASLTAIVDYNHIQSLAPTKEVIDLEPFGDKWRSFGFETIELDGHDWAALVAALERPSRGRPRAILAHTVKGKGVARIENTVASHYKPALAADLELA; encoded by the coding sequence ATGGCGAGAGCAGGCTCGGCCGACGGGCCGAAGGGTTCGCTCCAATCGCGCGACATCGAGGCGGCGGCGCGTTGCGCGGCGGCGCGGCGGCGCGTTATCTCCATGTCCTATAAGGCCAATTCGGCGCATCTCGGCTCTTCGCTCGGCGTCGTCGAAATTCTCGACGCCGTGCTCGCGGTCTCCGATCTTCGTCCGGCGACGGCCCGCGCGGCGGAGCGCGACCGCGTCATTCTCTCCAAGGGCCACGCGGCAATGGCCTATTATGCGGCCCTCGAGCAATTTGCGCTCGTCGATCCGGCTCTGCTCGACGCCTATCTGCAAAATGGCACGCCGCTCTGGGGGCATGTCGGCCTCACCGACGCCGCGCCGGCGATCGACGCCACCAGCGGCTCGCTCGGCCATGGCCTGTCGCTGGCGTCGGGCTTCGCGCTCGGTCAAAGGCTGCGCGGGCGCGATCATCGCGTCTTCTGCATTCTCTCGGACGGCGAATGCGACGAGGGCTCGACCTGGGAGGCGGCGCTTTTCGCCGGCGCGCGCAAGCTCGCCTCGCTCACCGCCATCGTCGACTACAACCACATTCAATCGCTGGCGCCGACGAAAGAGGTCATCGATCTCGAGCCCTTCGGCGACAAATGGCGCAGTTTCGGATTCGAGACGATCGAGCTCGACGGGCACGATTGGGCGGCGCTCGTCGCGGCTCTGGAGCGTCCCTCGCGCGGGCGCCCGCGCGCGATCCTCGCCCATACGGTGAAGGGCAAGGGCGTCGCCCGCATAGAGAACACCGTGGCCTCGCATTATAAGCCCGCGCTCGCCGCCGATCTGGAGCTCGCCTGA
- a CDS encoding CDP-alcohol phosphatidyltransferase, translating into MKTADHKSGHHQSFLAPAEQRLVRAIISELPESVTPLQLTRIGLFGALVAAVALVGCRWSALWMPMIPLGVFLNWFGAALDGPLALHRQTANPRLGLVEHTYDLFSQILIIVAFGLSPFLSIESAFIVLICYLLFSAYTYIRAIARHVQQMAYIGLGATEFRILMVIWPFAAHAMGIDETVDAGVSRLDAAIMILAAFAIAGLVIKALSDARRVAVDENGQGV; encoded by the coding sequence ATGAAGACCGCCGATCATAAGTCGGGGCATCATCAGAGCTTTCTGGCTCCGGCCGAACAAAGGCTCGTGCGCGCGATCATCAGCGAGCTGCCGGAATCGGTCACGCCTCTGCAACTCACGCGCATCGGTCTCTTCGGCGCGCTCGTCGCCGCCGTGGCGCTCGTCGGCTGCCGCTGGTCGGCGCTGTGGATGCCGATGATCCCGCTCGGCGTCTTCCTCAATTGGTTCGGCGCGGCGCTTGACGGCCCTCTCGCGCTGCATCGCCAGACCGCCAATCCCCGGCTCGGCCTCGTCGAGCACACCTATGATCTCTTCTCGCAGATATTGATCATCGTCGCCTTCGGCCTCTCGCCGTTCTTGTCGATCGAGTCGGCTTTCATCGTCCTGATCTGCTATCTGCTCTTCTCCGCCTATACTTATATTCGGGCGATCGCCCGCCATGTGCAGCAGATGGCCTATATCGGCCTCGGCGCGACCGAATTCCGCATTCTCATGGTGATCTGGCCCTTCGCCGCCCACGCCATGGGAATCGACGAGACGGTCGACGCCGGCGTATCGCGGCTCGACGCCGCGATCATGATACTGGCCGCTTTCGCCATAGCCGGCCTCGTGATCAAGGCGCTCTCCGACGCCCGTCGGGTCGCCGTGGACGAGAACGGCCAGGGCGTCTGA
- a CDS encoding GGDEF domain-containing protein, producing the protein MVAGAALVAAAGVFALSRAGFFSAPDLASLWSWSLDNWETTGVGASGEAVRVAHEPLALARNLALISLSFVGVLLGTPRVVEIVTRTSRAGATGEAPEDLVKTRRLIDGELGTILSLVRAHLESNKTYSAALMKGHRELAATTSPDQIRAAIVLLIAENQKMLRETEQHQRRLEESQRQITELRAELAETQELNVRDSLTQVFTRRYFDETLAREAKAASATERALSLIMADIDNFKKINDGHGHLIGDEVLKNFAKTMSKHVEDKDTVARFGGEEFAIILPSVSFAEAKATAERIRAEFENKKWAIKGGAPIGRITASFGVAQLAPLESAESLLQRADAKLYVSKSRGRNLVSVDADLAPR; encoded by the coding sequence TTGGTCGCGGGCGCCGCGCTGGTCGCCGCGGCAGGCGTATTCGCTCTGAGCCGAGCCGGCTTTTTCTCGGCGCCTGACCTCGCCTCGCTCTGGTCCTGGTCTCTCGACAATTGGGAGACGACCGGCGTCGGCGCATCCGGCGAGGCTGTTCGCGTCGCGCATGAGCCCCTCGCTCTGGCGCGCAATCTCGCGCTCATCTCCCTCTCCTTCGTCGGCGTTCTGCTGGGGACGCCGCGCGTCGTCGAAATCGTCACGCGCACGAGCCGCGCCGGCGCCACGGGAGAGGCGCCGGAGGATCTCGTCAAGACGCGTCGGCTGATCGACGGCGAGCTCGGCACGATCCTCTCGCTCGTGCGCGCGCATCTCGAGAGCAACAAAACCTATTCCGCGGCTCTGATGAAAGGCCATAGGGAGCTCGCTGCGACGACGAGCCCGGACCAGATCCGCGCGGCCATCGTCCTGCTGATCGCCGAAAATCAGAAAATGCTGCGCGAGACGGAGCAACATCAGCGTCGTCTCGAGGAATCGCAGCGGCAGATCACCGAATTGCGCGCCGAGCTCGCCGAGACGCAGGAGCTCAATGTCCGCGACTCGCTCACGCAAGTGTTCACGCGTCGCTATTTCGACGAGACGCTGGCGCGTGAGGCGAAAGCTGCGTCCGCGACCGAACGCGCCTTGAGCCTCATCATGGCCGACATCGATAATTTCAAGAAGATCAACGACGGCCATGGCCATTTGATCGGCGACGAAGTGCTGAAGAATTTCGCCAAGACGATGTCGAAACATGTCGAGGACAAGGACACGGTCGCACGCTTTGGCGGCGAGGAATTCGCGATCATCCTGCCTTCCGTCTCCTTCGCGGAGGCGAAAGCGACAGCCGAGCGCATTCGCGCCGAATTCGAGAACAAGAAATGGGCGATCAAGGGCGGCGCGCCGATCGGGCGCATCACCGCCTCCTTCGGCGTCGCCCAGCTCGCGCCGCTCGAGAGCGCCGAGAGCCTGCTGC